One Camelina sativa cultivar DH55 chromosome 3, Cs, whole genome shotgun sequence genomic window carries:
- the LOC104778333 gene encoding GDSL esterase/lipase 3 isoform X2, translated as MKNSRLVSIIFFVYATISSIGSINCRDNNNLVTNQAALFVFGDSLFDAGNNNYIDTVSSFRSNIWPYGQTTFKQPTGRISDGRLIPDFIAENAWLPLIPPNLQPSNGNNQFIYGVTFASAGAGALVGTLPGMLNNFKNVEKSLRSELGNAVTKRVFSRAVYLFHIGGNDYFYPFSANSSTFQSNSKEKFVDFVIGNTTSVIEELYKMGGRKFGFLNMGPYDCAPNSLIRDRTKIGSCFKPAAELIHMHNKKFPEVLRRLQSELSGFRYALHDYHTSLSERINNPLKYGFKEGKKACCGSGPLRGINTCGNRIGPSQSYELCENVTDYLFFDSSYLTEKAHRQIAELIWSGQPNVTGPYNLKALFELQLT; from the exons ATGAAAAACTCTCGATTAGTttcgatcatcttcttcgtctacGCAACAATCTCGTCGATCGGGTCAATCAACTGCAGAGACAATAATAATCTGGTAACAAACCAAGCTGCTTTGTTCGTGTTTGGAGATTCTCTTTTCGATGCCGGAAACAACAACTACATCGATACTGTCTCAAGTTTCCGGTCTAACATATGGCCGTACGGTCAAACCACTTTCAAACAACCCACCGGAAGAATCTCTGACGGGCGTTTGATTCCAGATTTCATCG CTGAGAACGCATGGTTACCGTTGATCCCGCCAAATCTACAACCAAGCAACGGTAACAATCAATTTATTTATGGAGTAACTTTTGCTTCTGCTGGCGCCGGAGCTTTGGTCGGGACCTTACCTGGAATG TTAAACAACttcaaaaatgttgaaaagAGTTTGAGGTCTGAATTAGGAAATGCAGTGACCAAGAGGGTTTTCTCAAGAGCAGTTTATCTGTTTCATATCGGAGGCAACGACTACTTTTACCCTTTCTCTGCAAACTCCTCAACTTTCCAATCAAATTCTAAAGAGAAATTTGTCGATTTTGTTATCGGTAATACGACATCCGTGATCGAG GAGTTGTATAAAATGGGAGGAAGGAAGTTTGGATTTTTGAACATGGGACCGTACGACTGTGCACCAAATTCATTGATAAGAGACCGGACAAAGATAGGATCTTGTTTTAAACCTGCCGCTGAGCTTATCCATATGCACAACAAGAAGTTTCCGGAAGTTTTAAGAAGGCTACAAAGTGAATTATCCGGATTTAGATACGCTCTCCATGACTATCACACCTCTCTTTCCGAAAGAATCAACAATCCCTTGAAATACG GGTTCAAGGAAGGGAAGAAGGCATGTTGTGGGAGTGGACCATTGAGAGGAATTAATACGTGTGGAAATCGAATAGGACCGTCGCAAAGTTACGAGCTATGCGAAAACGTTACCGATTATTTGTTCTTTGATTCCTCTTATTTGACTGAAAAGGCTCATCGACAAATCGCAGAGCTGATTTGGAGCGGACAGCCTAATGTCACTGGACCTTATAATCTCAAAGCTTTATTTGAACTTCAGCTTACATAA
- the LOC104779360 gene encoding inactive GDSL esterase/lipase-like protein 23, whose translation MMATHCTSLVSVLGVFLVLTLYHNRITVSGQNIPAVALFTFGDSNFDAGNKQTLTQAHVAQGFWPYGKSRDDPNGKFSDGFIAPDFVAKFMGIPIEIPAALKPNVNVSRGASFAVADATLLGAPVESVSQFSVTNKLKNDISLLYSSGASKFVIQTLAPLGCLPIVRQDYNTGMDQCYEKLNDLAKQHNEKIGPMLNEMAKASPGFQFTVFDFYNVILRRTQRNLNFRFFVTNSSCCGIGTHNAYGCGLPNVHSKLCEYQRSYLFFDGRHNTEKAQEMFGNLLFGADPNVIQPMNVRELVVYPADEPMRESWMPTTSATF comes from the exons ATGATGGCAACTCATTGCACTTCTTTAGTCAGTGTTCTCGGGGTATTTTTGGTATTGACACTCTACCACAACCGGATCACCGTCTCCGGACAGAATATTCCGGCGGTGGCCTTGTTCACCTTCGGTGATTCCAACTTCGACGCAGGAAACAAACAGACTCTCACCCAAGCTCACGTCGCTCAAGGTTTCTGGCCGTATGGAAAATCCCGAGATGATCCCAACGGCAAATTCTCTGACGGCTTCATCGCTCCGGACTTCGTTg CAAAATTCATGGGGATTCCAATCGAGATCCCGGCGGCGCTTAAACCGAACGTAAATGTCTCACGTGGAGCTAGTTTTGCCGTCGCCGATGCTACTCTTCTCGGAGCTCCGGTGGAATCTGTAAGTCAATTT TCCGTGACCAACAAGTTAAAGAACGATATCAGCTTGTTGTATTCATCAGGAGCGAGTAAGTTCGTGATCCAAACCCTAGCTCCATTGGGTTGCTTACCTATCGTCAGACAAGATTACAACACCGGGATGGATCAATGCTATGAAAAACTCAACGATTTGGCTAAGCAACACAACGAAAAAATTGGACCGATGCTGAACGAAATGGCCAAAGCATCTCCTGGTTTCCAATTTACCGTCTTCGATTTCTACAATGTCATTCTTCGTAGGACGCAGAGGAACCTGAACTTCC GGTTTTTCGTTACGAACTCATCGTGCTGCGGAATTGGGACACACAATGCCTACGGTTGCGGTTTACCTAACGTGCACTCGAAGCTATGCGAGTACCAACGGTCTTACCTATTCTTTGACGGACGTCACAACACCGAGAAGGCACAAGAAATGTTCGGAAATCTACTCTTTGGTGCcgatccaaatgttatccaacCGATGAACGTCCGTGAGCTTGTGGTTTACCCAGCTGATGAACCGATGCGTGAGTCTTGGATGCCTACAACGTCAGCCACTTTCTAA
- the LOC104778333 gene encoding GDSL esterase/lipase 3 isoform X1 codes for MKNSRLVSIIFFVYATISSIGSINCRDNNNLVTNQAALFVFGDSLFDAGNNNYIDTVSSFRSNIWPYGQTTFKQPTGRISDGRLIPDFIAENAWLPLIPPNLQPSNGNNQFIYGVTFASAGAGALVGTLPGMVITLGTQLNNFKNVEKSLRSELGNAVTKRVFSRAVYLFHIGGNDYFYPFSANSSTFQSNSKEKFVDFVIGNTTSVIEELYKMGGRKFGFLNMGPYDCAPNSLIRDRTKIGSCFKPAAELIHMHNKKFPEVLRRLQSELSGFRYALHDYHTSLSERINNPLKYGFKEGKKACCGSGPLRGINTCGNRIGPSQSYELCENVTDYLFFDSSYLTEKAHRQIAELIWSGQPNVTGPYNLKALFELQLT; via the exons ATGAAAAACTCTCGATTAGTttcgatcatcttcttcgtctacGCAACAATCTCGTCGATCGGGTCAATCAACTGCAGAGACAATAATAATCTGGTAACAAACCAAGCTGCTTTGTTCGTGTTTGGAGATTCTCTTTTCGATGCCGGAAACAACAACTACATCGATACTGTCTCAAGTTTCCGGTCTAACATATGGCCGTACGGTCAAACCACTTTCAAACAACCCACCGGAAGAATCTCTGACGGGCGTTTGATTCCAGATTTCATCG CTGAGAACGCATGGTTACCGTTGATCCCGCCAAATCTACAACCAAGCAACGGTAACAATCAATTTATTTATGGAGTAACTTTTGCTTCTGCTGGCGCCGGAGCTTTGGTCGGGACCTTACCTGGAATG GTGATAACTTTGGGAACACAGTTAAACAACttcaaaaatgttgaaaagAGTTTGAGGTCTGAATTAGGAAATGCAGTGACCAAGAGGGTTTTCTCAAGAGCAGTTTATCTGTTTCATATCGGAGGCAACGACTACTTTTACCCTTTCTCTGCAAACTCCTCAACTTTCCAATCAAATTCTAAAGAGAAATTTGTCGATTTTGTTATCGGTAATACGACATCCGTGATCGAG GAGTTGTATAAAATGGGAGGAAGGAAGTTTGGATTTTTGAACATGGGACCGTACGACTGTGCACCAAATTCATTGATAAGAGACCGGACAAAGATAGGATCTTGTTTTAAACCTGCCGCTGAGCTTATCCATATGCACAACAAGAAGTTTCCGGAAGTTTTAAGAAGGCTACAAAGTGAATTATCCGGATTTAGATACGCTCTCCATGACTATCACACCTCTCTTTCCGAAAGAATCAACAATCCCTTGAAATACG GGTTCAAGGAAGGGAAGAAGGCATGTTGTGGGAGTGGACCATTGAGAGGAATTAATACGTGTGGAAATCGAATAGGACCGTCGCAAAGTTACGAGCTATGCGAAAACGTTACCGATTATTTGTTCTTTGATTCCTCTTATTTGACTGAAAAGGCTCATCGACAAATCGCAGAGCTGATTTGGAGCGGACAGCCTAATGTCACTGGACCTTATAATCTCAAAGCTTTATTTGAACTTCAGCTTACATAA
- the LOC104778332 gene encoding GDSL esterase/lipase 2, with product MESSRSISITFFAYTISFLIGSINCGDDNNNNNNLVTNQSALFVFGDSVFDAGNNNYIDTLPSFRSNYWPYGQTTFKFPTGRVSDGRSIPDFIAEYAWLPLIPPYLQPSNGNNQFTYGVSFASAGAGALVGTFPGMVIDLRTQLNNFKKVEKSLRSKLGDAEGKRVISRAVYLFHIGVNDYQYPFSTNSSLFQSNPKEIYVDFVVGNTTAVIKELYKIGGRKFGILNMGAYDCAPASLIIDQTKIGSCFKPVAELINLHNEKLWNSLRWLERELSGFKYALHDYHTSLSERMNNPSKYGFKEGKKACCGTGPLRGINTCGGRMGVSQSYELCENVTDYLFFDHFHLTEKAHRQIAELIWSGPTNVTEPYNLKALFELN from the exons ATGGAAAGCTCTCGATCAATTTCAATTACCTTCTTTGCGTACACAATAAGCTTTTTAATCGGATCCATCAATTGTGGAGAcgacaataacaacaacaacaatttagtaacaaatcaatctgctttgtttgtgtttggagaTTCTGTGTTCGATGCCGGAAACAACAACTACATCGATACTCTTCCCAGTTTCCGGTCTAATTACTGGCCGTACGGTCAAACCACTTTCAAGTTCCCTACTGGAAGAGTCTCCGACGGACGTTCAATTCCTGATTTTATTG CGGAGTACGCATGGTTACCGTTGATCCCACCATATCTACAACCAAGTAACGGTAACAATCAGTTTACTTATGGAGTTAGTTTTGCTTCCGCCGGTGCCGGAGCTTTAGTCGGAACCTTTCCCGGAATG GTGATAGATTTGAGAACACAGTTAAACAACTTCAAGAAAGTTGAAAAATCGTTGAGGTCTAAGTTGGGAGATGCAGAGGGGAAGAGGGTTATCTCAAGAGCAGTTTATCTGTTTCATATTGGAGTCAACGATTATCAATATCCATTCTCTACAAACTCTTCCCTTTTCCAATCCAATCCCAAAGAAATCTACGTAGATTTTGTTGTCGGTAACACAACGGCCGTGATCAag GAATTGTATAAAATTGGAGGAAGGAAGTTTGGGATCTTGAACATGGGAGCGTATGATTGTGCACCAGCTTCATTGATTATAGACCAAACAAAGATAGGATCTTGTTTTAAGCCGGTCGCCGAGCTGATCAATCTGCACAACGAGAAGCTTTGGAATAGTTTGAGGTGGCTAGAGCGTGAACTATCCGGATTCAAATACGCTCTTCACGACTACCACACTTCTCTATCCGAAAGAATGAACAATCCTTCGAAATACG GGTTTAAGGAGGGGAAGAAGGCATGTTGTGGAACCGGACCGCTGAGGGGAATCAATACATGCGGAGGCCGAATGGGAGTATCACAAAGTTACGAGTTATGCGAAAACGTTACAGATTACTTGTTCTTCGATCATTTTCATTTGACTGAGAAGGCACATCGACAAATCGCAGAGCTGATATGGAGCGGACCGACCAATGTCACTGAACCATATAATCTCAAAGCCTTATTTGAACTTAATTAA
- the LOC104778334 gene encoding inactive GDSL esterase/lipase-like protein 23 encodes MADHCNLVSVLGLFLVLTLFHNPITVAGQTIPAVALFTFGDSNFDAGNKQTLSKSFVAQGFWPYGKSRDDPNGKFCDGLIAPDFVAKFMGIPIEIPAALKPNVNVSRGASFAVADATLLGAPVESLTLNQQVRKFNQMKAANWNDDFIKKSVFMIYIGANDYLNFTKNNPNADASAQQAFVISVTNKLKNDISLLYSSGASKFVIQNLAPLGCLPIVRQDYHTGMDQCYEKLNDLAKQHNEKIGPMLNELAKTAPGFQFTVFDFYNVILRRTQRNMNFRFFITNSSCCGVGTHTAYGCGLPNVHSELCEFQRSYLFFDGRHNTEKAQEMFGHLLFGADPNVIQPMNVRELVVYPVDEPMRESWEPTTSTTVQASDSSRGYEFY; translated from the exons ATGGCAGACCACTGTAATTTAGTCAGTGTTCTAGGGCTATTTTTGGTGTTGACCCTCTTTCACAACCCTATCACCGTCGCCGGACAGACTATTCCGGCTGTGGCCTTGTTTACCTTCGGCGACTCCAACTTCGACGCCGGAAACAAACAGACTCTCTCTAAATCTTTCGTCGCTCAAGGTTTCTGGCCGTACGGAAAATCCCGGGATGATCCCAACGGCAAATTCTGCGACGGCCTCATTGCTCCGGACTTCGTCG CTAAATTCATGGGGATTCCGATCGAGATCCCGGCTGCGCTTAAACCGAACGTAAATGTCTCACGTGGAGCTAGTTTCGCCGTCGCCGATGCTACTCTTCTCGGAGCTCCGGTGGAATCT ttGACTCTGAATCAACAAGTGAGAAAATTCAATCAAATGAAAGCAGCAAACTGGAATGATGACTTCATCAAGAAGTCAGTGTTTATGATATACATTGGCGCAAACGATTACTTGAATTTCACCAAGAACAACCCTAACGCTGACGCATCTGCTCAACAAGCTTTTGTCATTTCCGTGACCAACAAGTTAAAGAACGATATCAGCTTGTTGTATTCATCAGGAGCGAGTAAGTTCGTGATCCAAAACCTAGCTCCATTGGGTTGCTTACCTATCGTCAGACAAGATTACCACACCGGGATGGATCAATGCTATGAAAAACTCAACGATTTGGCTAAGCAACATAACGAAAAAATTGGACCGATGTTGAACGAACTGGCTAAAACAGCTCCTGGTTTCCAGTTCACCGTTTTCGATTTCTACAATGTCATTCTTCGTAGGACGCAGAGGAACATGAACTTCC GGTTTTTCATTACAAACTCATCGTGCTGCGGAGTTGGGACACACACTGCTTATGGTTGCGGTTTACCTAACGTGCACTCCGAGCTATGCGAGTTCCAACGGTCTTACCTATTCTTCGACGGACGTCACAACACCGAGAAGGCGCAAGAAATGTTCGGCCATCTACTTTTTGGAGCcgatccaaatgttatccaacCGATGAACGTCCGTGAGCTTGTGGTTTACCCAGTCGATGAACCTATGCGTGAATCTTGGGAGCCTACAACGTCAACCACTGTACAAGCCAGCGACTCTAGCCGCGGTTATGAATTTTACTGA